A segment of the Halocatena salina genome:
GTCGGAGAACTCTTCGACTACACCACAGCACTGAATCTCGACGATACGATCGTCGTCATCACGGCCGATCATGGTGAGTCATTCGGAGAACAGGGACTACTCGGGCACAGAATCGGCGTGCATGATGGACTTATCCATGTTCCACTCGTTATATATGGTTCGGAGGAGGCGCTAAACTACGAGGGGGATATGATACAGCATATCGACGTCATGCAGACGCTCCTCAAAGAGATCGGCTCCGATATCAGTCAGTTTCAGGGAATCGATCTCAGCACCGAGATACGAACGCACACCATCACACAGCGGGGTGCACGTCGCTGTCAAAAGCTCCTCGACATCTATCGGGACCGTAATCCTGAGTTCGATGTCGCACGGTACCACCCTGGAACACTTACCGTCATTCGAACAGCCGAATTTAAATATTTGAAGGGTGACAACAGCTCCAAACTCATCCGGTTACCGGATGAAAACACGGACGTGACCGCTCACTATGACGGGGTTACCCAACGACTCGACAAGAAACTAACTCGATGGTTGGAGAGCGACGGAACGCCGATCACCGAATCCGAATCAGTCGACGGAGCGTTCACCGAAGCGATGCGCGAGCAACTTACCGATCTCGGCTACTTTGTCGACTGATACCGTAGCTGTGACAATCGTGCCCCGCTCGGAGAAACGATTACGATCGTGATAGCCACACGACAAACACGGCTGCTATCGCTGTAAAACGGTCCTAGAGATGGTCTGTACATGAAAATGAAACGTGGAAATCGTACTGGTTGGAATCGGCAACGGTAAAAAACAGCGTGAGTTCCTGTCTCTGCTGATGGATGGCTGCTACTTTAGCAGTGTTCTCGGGTCTATGACGGGATCGAAGACACTCCCATCTATCCAACATCAAATACTGTAACTAGAATAATAATGTTTAATAATACCCGACCACTAGATTGCTATATGAGTGTTGTCAGCGTCTCGATGCCTGAAGCGTTGCTTGAACGAATTGATCAGTTTGCGGATGACCACGGTTACACCGGTCGGAGTGAGGTTCTCCGTGAAGCGAGCCGTAATCTGCTTGGTGAGTTCGAAGATAAGAAACTCGAGGATCGTGATTTACTGGGTGTCGTCACGGTCGTATTCGACTACGAGACAACGAGTGTCGAGGAAAAAATGATGCGCCTCCGGCACGAGCACGAGGAGATCGTTACCTCGAACTTCCATAGTCACGGCGGTAGCCATCACTGTATGGAGCTATTCGTCCTTGAAGGATCGCTCGAAGATATCTCCACATTTGTGGGGAAAGTTCGAGCCACAAAAGACACACTCACCATAGATTATTCGGTGCTGCCTGTCGATGATTTCGGACCGCTCGCCGACATAAACTGATTCTATCGTCGGTTCGTAGATGTAGCTGAGATCAACATCTAGTACTCTCCATCTGGAGATTTCAGATGATATTAACAACCCACCCCTGAATCGCAGAGATTATTATAATCTACACCAATATTAGCAACACCGATGAATCATATTACACGACGGAGGATGCTCCGAGATGTCGGCGCAACTGCTGTCATTGCTCCGGGTCTCACCGGTTGTCTCGGCCGGAGTGATGGAAAATCGCTTGACTCCATCACAGTCGCCTACGTTCCGATCTATCCGAATATGCAACACTATGTAATGGAGGAAGTAGGATATTA
Coding sequences within it:
- a CDS encoding CopG family ribbon-helix-helix protein — protein: MSVVSVSMPEALLERIDQFADDHGYTGRSEVLREASRNLLGEFEDKKLEDRDLLGVVTVVFDYETTSVEEKMMRLRHEHEEIVTSNFHSHGGSHHCMELFVLEGSLEDISTFVGKVRATKDTLTIDYSVLPVDDFGPLADIN